The Diospyros lotus cultivar Yz01 chromosome 15, ASM1463336v1, whole genome shotgun sequence genome has a window encoding:
- the LOC127792642 gene encoding uncharacterized protein LOC127792642 isoform X1, producing the protein MENQSLLLALMLIIINMPLILLVSSSSVTSNMKHSNSGGVLSAVGDPGMKRDALRVAIEAWNFCNEVAKEAPHMGSPRAADCFDLSNVLVLCCKGAGNFSLEHKVSEVDNKLGVGMPFPGISPEALNDPDLYAAEKELYLGSLCQVADSPKPWQFWMIMLKNGNYDTTSGLCPENGKKVPPFPPGRFPCFGKGCMNQPLLFHQPTSLSSDGTMRGGFNGTYDLASGIKGGNGIDNISFFEVVWHKKVGAGSWAFSHKLKTSKLYPWLMLYLRADATKGFSGGYHYDTRGMLKILPESPNFKVRMTLDVKRGGGPKSQFYLIDIGSCWKNNGEPCDGNVHTDVTRYSEMIINPETPAWCSPSGLGNCPPFHIMPNNTKIYRNDTANFPYSAYHYYCAPGNAKYLEEPYSTCDPYSNPQAQELVQLLPHPIWAEYGYPTKKGDGWVGDARTWELDVGGVSGRLYFYQDPGTNPAKRIWTSLDVGSEIFVSDKDEVAEWVLSDFDVILTPPTT; encoded by the exons ATGGAAAACCAATCGCTTCTTCTTGCTTTGAtgctaataataattaatatgccACTCATATTGTTAGTTTCATCGTCTTCTGTGACTTCGAATATGAAACACAGTAACAGTGGTGGCGTGTTGTCGGCGGTGGGAGACCCAGGGATGAAAAGAGACGCACTGAGAGTTGCCATCGAAGCTTGGAATTTTTGCAATGAAGTTGCCAAAGAAGCTCCCCACATGGGTAGCCCCAGAGCCGCTGATTGTTTTGATCTCTCCA ATGTTCTGGTTCTATGTTGTAAAGGGGCTGGGAATTTTTCTCTCGAACACAAGGTGTCGGAAGTAGATAACAAGCTTGGAGTAGGAATGCCCTTCCCTGGAATAAGTCCAGAAGCCCTAAATGATCCAGACCTTTATGCGGCGGAGAAGGAGCTGTACCTGGGTTCTTTATGCCAAGTTGCAGACAGCCCCAAACCATGGCAATTTTGGATGATTATGTTGAAAAATGGCAACTACGATACAACGTCTGGGTTGTGTCCCGAAAATGGGAAAAAGGTACCTCCATTCCCTCCTGGAAGATTCCCTTGTTTTGGAAAGGGGTGTATGAATCAACCCCTCTTGTTTCATCAACCCACAAGCTTATCAAGTGATGGTACAATGAGAGGTGGTTTTAATGGTACCTATGACTTGGCTTCTGGCATTAAAGGTGGGAACGGGATCGACAACATTTCTTTCTTTGAGGTGGTTTGGCACAAGAAAGTTGGTGCAGGCAGTTGGGCTTTTAGTCATAAACTCAAGACCTCAAAATTGTACCCGTGGCTGATGTTGTACCTTAGAGCTGATGCGACCAAGGGTTTCTCTGGAGGCTACCACTATGACACCAGAGGAATGCTCAAAATT CTTCCCGAGTCACCTAATTTCAAGGTCAGAATGACTTTAGATGTAAAGCGAGGAGGTGGACCTAAGAGCCAGTTCTACCTAATAGATATTGGTAGCTGCTGGAAGAACAATGGTGAACCCTGTGATGGAAATGTGCACACTGATGTAACCAGGTACAGTGAGATGATCATCAACCCTGAAACTCCAGCTTGGTGCAGCCCTTCGGGTCTGGGCAACTGTCCGCCATTCCACATTATGCCCAACAACACAAAAATTTACAGGAACGATACTGCAAACTTCCCTTACTCTGCTTATCACTATTACTGTGCTCCCGGGAATGCCAAATACTTAGAGGAACCATACAGCACTTGTGATCCTTACAGCAATCCTCAGGCACAGGAGCTGGTTCAGTTGCTGCCTCATCCAATATGGGCTGAGTATGGGTATCCCACGAAAAAGGGAGACGGTTGGGTTGGGGATGCTAGAACTTGGGAGCTTGATGTTGGCGGCGTTTCTGGTAGACTCTACTTCTATCAG GATCCAGGGACCAATCCCGCAAAAAGAATATGGACATCGCTAGATGTGGGATCTGAGATATTTGTTAGTGACAAAGATGAGGTGGCTGAATGGGTGCTGAGTGATTTCGACGTTATTCTGACTCCACCAACCACATAA
- the LOC127792642 gene encoding uncharacterized protein LOC127792642 isoform X2 encodes MENQSLLLALMLIIINMPLILLVSSSSVTSNMKHSNSGGVLSAVGDPGMKRDALRVAIEAWNFCNEVAKEAPHMGSPRAADCFDLSRAGNFSLEHKVSEVDNKLGVGMPFPGISPEALNDPDLYAAEKELYLGSLCQVADSPKPWQFWMIMLKNGNYDTTSGLCPENGKKVPPFPPGRFPCFGKGCMNQPLLFHQPTSLSSDGTMRGGFNGTYDLASGIKGGNGIDNISFFEVVWHKKVGAGSWAFSHKLKTSKLYPWLMLYLRADATKGFSGGYHYDTRGMLKILPESPNFKVRMTLDVKRGGGPKSQFYLIDIGSCWKNNGEPCDGNVHTDVTRYSEMIINPETPAWCSPSGLGNCPPFHIMPNNTKIYRNDTANFPYSAYHYYCAPGNAKYLEEPYSTCDPYSNPQAQELVQLLPHPIWAEYGYPTKKGDGWVGDARTWELDVGGVSGRLYFYQDPGTNPAKRIWTSLDVGSEIFVSDKDEVAEWVLSDFDVILTPPTT; translated from the exons ATGGAAAACCAATCGCTTCTTCTTGCTTTGAtgctaataataattaatatgccACTCATATTGTTAGTTTCATCGTCTTCTGTGACTTCGAATATGAAACACAGTAACAGTGGTGGCGTGTTGTCGGCGGTGGGAGACCCAGGGATGAAAAGAGACGCACTGAGAGTTGCCATCGAAGCTTGGAATTTTTGCAATGAAGTTGCCAAAGAAGCTCCCCACATGGGTAGCCCCAGAGCCGCTGATTGTTTTGATCTCTCCA GGGCTGGGAATTTTTCTCTCGAACACAAGGTGTCGGAAGTAGATAACAAGCTTGGAGTAGGAATGCCCTTCCCTGGAATAAGTCCAGAAGCCCTAAATGATCCAGACCTTTATGCGGCGGAGAAGGAGCTGTACCTGGGTTCTTTATGCCAAGTTGCAGACAGCCCCAAACCATGGCAATTTTGGATGATTATGTTGAAAAATGGCAACTACGATACAACGTCTGGGTTGTGTCCCGAAAATGGGAAAAAGGTACCTCCATTCCCTCCTGGAAGATTCCCTTGTTTTGGAAAGGGGTGTATGAATCAACCCCTCTTGTTTCATCAACCCACAAGCTTATCAAGTGATGGTACAATGAGAGGTGGTTTTAATGGTACCTATGACTTGGCTTCTGGCATTAAAGGTGGGAACGGGATCGACAACATTTCTTTCTTTGAGGTGGTTTGGCACAAGAAAGTTGGTGCAGGCAGTTGGGCTTTTAGTCATAAACTCAAGACCTCAAAATTGTACCCGTGGCTGATGTTGTACCTTAGAGCTGATGCGACCAAGGGTTTCTCTGGAGGCTACCACTATGACACCAGAGGAATGCTCAAAATT CTTCCCGAGTCACCTAATTTCAAGGTCAGAATGACTTTAGATGTAAAGCGAGGAGGTGGACCTAAGAGCCAGTTCTACCTAATAGATATTGGTAGCTGCTGGAAGAACAATGGTGAACCCTGTGATGGAAATGTGCACACTGATGTAACCAGGTACAGTGAGATGATCATCAACCCTGAAACTCCAGCTTGGTGCAGCCCTTCGGGTCTGGGCAACTGTCCGCCATTCCACATTATGCCCAACAACACAAAAATTTACAGGAACGATACTGCAAACTTCCCTTACTCTGCTTATCACTATTACTGTGCTCCCGGGAATGCCAAATACTTAGAGGAACCATACAGCACTTGTGATCCTTACAGCAATCCTCAGGCACAGGAGCTGGTTCAGTTGCTGCCTCATCCAATATGGGCTGAGTATGGGTATCCCACGAAAAAGGGAGACGGTTGGGTTGGGGATGCTAGAACTTGGGAGCTTGATGTTGGCGGCGTTTCTGGTAGACTCTACTTCTATCAG GATCCAGGGACCAATCCCGCAAAAAGAATATGGACATCGCTAGATGTGGGATCTGAGATATTTGTTAGTGACAAAGATGAGGTGGCTGAATGGGTGCTGAGTGATTTCGACGTTATTCTGACTCCACCAACCACATAA